TAACCTACCGCCGGAAAACCGATAACGCGGTAATCGCGCAGGTTGGCTACACATACGACACTGCCGGCAACCGCGCGACCATGGCTGACGATTTCGGTAGCCACAATTTCGGCTACGATGATTTGCACCGCCTGACAAGCGCGGTCCACCCGTCCAGCGGCGCGCTGAGCGTGCAGTCCGAGACCTTCGCCTACGACGCGGTGGGCAACCGCGTGCAGGACGCGGTACGCGCCGGTTACGTCTATGACGCTGCGAACCGACTAAACAGCGATTCGCTCTATACCTACAATTACGACAACAACGGCAACCTGACAACAAAAACGCGCACATCGGACAACGCGCAGACCGCATACATCTACGACGCGCAGAACCGCCTTACGCAAGTAAACCTGCCGTCGGGCTACAGCGAGACGCTCCGTTACGACGCGACAGGCCGGAGAATCGCAAAAACGATAACGCACAACGGCGAGACAATCCGGGCGCAGCACTACATCTACGACGGCGAGGACATCGCATTTGTAACCGACGCCGCCGGCGCGTTGAAAAGCCTGTATACGCACGGCCCCGGCACGGATGAGCCGCTGATGTTGCGCAAGGGAGCAAGCGATTATTATTTGCTGGCGGACGGCCTTGGCAGCATAATCGCCATCGCCGACCAGACGGGGAACATCGCAGAGCGCGTGCAATACCAGGCGTACGGCAAGCCCGTGTTCAGAAACGAGGTAACCGGCAGCACCAGCAGTTGGTCGCAGACGGGCAGCCTATACAGCTACACCGCCCGGGAATGGGACGCCGAAACCGGCCTGTTCTATTACAGAGCAAGATACTACGCCCCCGACACCGGCAGATTCATCCAAAAAGACCCCATAGGCTTCAACGGCGGCGATACTAATTTGTATGCGTATGTTCACAACACCCCCATAAAATCCAAAGATTCGTATGGGTTGACTGACATAGTTTTTAATGCAGGACTTCATTTGCCAGTTATACCCGGACCGGTTGCATTTGGCCCCAATTTTAGTTCGACATATAATTTGAACAAAGAGTCTATTGCAGCAAATCCTGTGGCAACGGAAATTGCGGTTGGTTCTTTTATAGATATGGGTGTAAGTGTAGGATTTGAAAATATAGGAGGGGAGGGGTGCAATGCCGGAATGCTTGCTTTCGGGCTTGGCAGATATGGAGGTGTTCAATTCACGTTGCGTTCAAAACCAGATAAAACGAAGTTTCTATTCAGATATATTTCAGGAATTTCATTTGGTATTGGGCTCGGAGTAGGTTTTCCTGCCCAATATATCAAGCAGTTATGGTAAATCAAGGAGGAGTATAAATGCTGGGTAAACTGATAGAAAATGAAAATTTTATGAGCATTATATTTGGTTACGGTGTAATGATTTATGCCTTGATGTTTAAGGAAGGGCTTTTTAGTGGTAAATTGAATACTAGATTTAGAAAAGTGGTAGCCTTGGAAAAACTATTTTTTGGAACAATAAGCGAATCTGTCATTTCAGAAGCAGATAGCATTTGTTTCAAAATCGCAATTCTTATGTCAATTGCAATAATGCTTAACGGTTTTGTGAGTTTATTTTGGCCTCTCGTGCCAAATATTAGTTTGGCATTTGCGATAGTTGCATTTCCAGGTGTAATGGTGTTTCGAATGGTATACATCCTTTACAGGAAGCAACGTGAACAACTAAGGAAGAATTAAAAGGGGACATTCTAGTGAGACACAGGGTGTTCAATATGTTTGGCTTATTCATCGCGGTACTGTTGACCGCGCCGTATCTTCACGCCCGGATTCTGCCCAAATCCATCACTCCCGAGACGTGCCAGTTGCCTTCCACGGAGGCTCCGTCGGACTGTCCGCGGTGCTACGACGAGGCGTCCGGCGGCGTTTCCGTCAGCGGCGATCCGGCGGTCTATGTCCCCAATTTCGCCGGGCCGGTGGATTTCCGGGTGTTCTACTTCAGCGACAACCAGGACGCCGGCGACATCGGCAGGTCGTGGCGGCATTCGTTTGAATCGTCGGCGCGGGTGTATTCGGCGGCGCGGTTGCTGGCGTCGGCCTCGGTTGCGGGCGGCTGGAGCGACCCGTACTCACCCGGCGCTTTGATGGGCGTCTCCGGCATGGCCATCCCCGCCTCCGACACAGAGACCGTCGCCGTCGTGCGCCCGCCGGACGGGCGGCGGCTGCTGTATTTCCTCAATTCCTCCGGCCAGTGGGTTGCTCCGGCGGGCGAGAGCGCGGTTTTGTCGGTTTCCGGCTCCACCGCGGCGCCGTCGGGGTTTGTGTGGAGCGCGGACGACAGGCTGGTTTATTCCTACGACGGCGCGGGGCGGCTGGTGGAGGGGAGCAGCGTAATCGCAATAGTAGAGGGATTGGCGACATTATGACAAATAGCAGAAAATATACGGCGCTGATAAGCACCGCGGCGACGTTGCTGGTCGGGCCGGTTTTGGTTGCCCGCGCGGCGGAGGTGAAGTATATCTCCTGCGATGAGCTTTCGACGGTTATGTCCGGCGGCGCGGCGACCCCCGTAGTGGCCGATGTGCGTGCGCCGGCGGATTACGGAGCGGGGCATATAAAAGGCGCGGTATCCGCGCCGTTCAACCGAATAACCGCCGCCGGATGGCCGAAAACGGCGGACATTGTTGTTTATTGCGCGGGAGTGGGGTGTCCGCTGAGCGCAAACTGCGCCGCCCTGCTGGAGCGTGCGGGCTACGTGTCGGTCCGCGTACTCAAGGGAGGATATGCCGACTGGAAAGCGCGCGGATATCCTGTCGAAGGGGATAGCGGCGCGGCGGCGCAAAAGGCGGTGTGCGGCGCAATACAGCCTGCGGAGTTGTATGCGATAATCAAATCTTCGCCCGCCGCCGTAACCGTGCTGGATACTCGGCCCGATATAGAATATCGGGCGGGGCATATAGCCGGCGCACGCAACGCGCCGCTTGAGGAGATTTTGAAGGCGTTCCCTGCGGTTCAGCAGGGGAGCGAGATTGTGCTTGCGGACAGGCAGCCGTCGCGGACTCAGCAGGCATGCGAGGCGGCGGCAAAGGCGGGGATTCGGGCGAAGCTGCTTAGCGGCGGCCCTGCGGTGTGGAATGCGCTTGGCTATCCATTAATCACAGGAGCGGGGGATGGAAAATAAAAAATTCTCTATATTAAAGCTGTCTGCATGGCTGGCGCTGTCATGCGCGGCATTGCCGGCGTGGCCGGGAAGCGCTGTGTCCGGGACGGTGTGCGCGGTAGTGAATTTGCAGCTTAACCAGGAGGCCGCGCTGGAACGGGAAGGCTTCATAGCCAAGCTGACGCTGACCAACAGTCTTGGCGATCTGCCGCTGAGCAATCTGCGCATAGATGTCGCCATAACCGATGCGGATGGCAACGCGGCGGACTCGCTGTTTTATTCCCGGGTTACGGATTTGCAGGGAGTGGGCGCGGTGGACGGGACGGGGCTGGTGCAGCCGTCGGCCAGCGCGGCGGTGCAGTGGCTGATAGTGCCTTCGCCAGGGGCGGGCGGCGGGGCGGCAGGCGGGGCAAAATACAATGTAAAGGCGCAGATGACATACAACACCGGCGGCGTCGCGCGGGTTACCACCACTTTCCCGGTTATAATCACGGTCAAGCCGCAGCCGCTTATACGGCTGGAGTATGTGCTTCCGTTCGAGGTATTCGGCGACGAACCGCTGACGCCGGAGGTCGCCGAATCCACAGTTCCGTTCTATCTGGGGGTGCGGGCGGTGAACGCGGGGTCCGGCACGGCGGTGAATTTCAGCATAGATTCGGCGCAGCCGGTCATAATGGATTCCAAGCAGGGACTGCCGGTGAATTTCATGATTGCAAATGCCTGGCTGCCCGGCGGCCAGCCGGCGGACAAGACGCTCAAAATCAACTTCGGCAATATCGCGCCGAATGTCAGCGCAATGGCGGCGTGGAGCATGGTCGCCTCCCTTTCCGGCAGGTTCACCAGTTTCGGCGCAAGCTTCACACACAGCGCCGCGCTGGGTGGGGCGCTGACCTCGCTGATAGACAGCGCCAGCACCTACACGCTTATCAAGGACGTTCTCGCAGACATGCCGGGGCGGGATTCGCAATTTGATTTTCTGATAAACAAAACAACGCCGCGCGAACAGATGGAAATTCTGCTTGCCTCCGGCCAGGATATCCAACCGGAATATGTGATGGAATCGGACCGCGCAGGCCTTTCGCCCGTGACCAACGTGCCGGCGCATCTGAACGGGACGCTTTCCGGTTCCAATGCGGTGCTGCATCTGGTCTATGACGCCGGCGTTTCAACCGGCGTCTGGATTCACGCATCGGTGCCGGCGCCGGCGGGCGGGCAGGCCGATATAGCCTCCGCCATGCGCGCAAACGGAAGCGTGATCAATCCCCGCGACATATGGGTAAGCAGGCATTTTGACAAGGCCTCGCTCTCGTATGTTTACCGGCTGCATATACTGGATTATGTGACGGAAGCCGCCCCGGATTATGCAATAACCTTCAATGCTTCTTTGCTGGATATGCCGCCTTCCGCAGTGGCGGATTTGTCGGCGGATGTGTCCGCCGGGGGCGTTGCGTTGCGCTGGACGGCTTCCGGCGAGGACGGTGCTGCCGGCGCCATTTACAACGGGAAAATAGCGGTGTTCCGCTCCACTGACACGGCGGCGGCGCCGCAGGCCGGCGCGGCGAACGTGGTTATATCCACCACGGTTCAGCCCGGCGCAGCGCAGTATTACGTTTTGGGCGATTTGCTGGGCAATGCCACCCACCAGGCGCAGGTGTGGATGGCCGATGCGAGAGGCAATTACTCCGGTCCGTCCAACAAGGCGGTGTTTTTTACATATGCAAGGCAGCCGTCCGGTGTTGCGGTTTCGTCGGTTGCCGCCACGGGGTTTTTGCTGGAATGGATAAACAGCGCCAATTTGCCGGGCGCGCAATACAGGGTAAAAGTTTCCTCGCAAGCGGGCGATGCGGGGTCGGAAAGCGGCTTTGCGGCCGATATAACTTCGTACACCTGCTCCGGCCTTGCGCCGGATGTTGATTACACGGCGTCGATACAGCCGCGGGATTTGGAAGGCCGCCTGTCGCCTTATTCCGACGCGGCGCATGTAACCACGTTGGCGAATGCTCCGGCTGCGGCGGACGCGCCGATTATAAAGGTGGCGACCGGTTCCGTCGCAATAGCATGGAATGCAAACGGCAATCCGGCCCGGACTTTGTACCTTGTGCAGGCATCCACGACGCCGGATTTCTCCGGGATAGCGGCTTCGGCGTCAGTGAGCGGCTCCTCTGAGGCGCTGGACAATCTCCTGCCGGACAGGATGTATACGGCAAGAGCCGCGGCCATAAACGGCGCAGGAATGCGCAGCGCTTTCGCCACGATTGGCTCCACTGTCACCCTGGCCGCAATGCCGGCTTCGGCTTTGTTTACGGGTGTTTCCAGTGTTACGGCTTCGGTTTCATGGGACTCCGGCGGCAATCCGTACGATACCTTGTATCATCTGGATATTTCCACTTCGCCGGATTTCCTGCCGGTTGCCGGTTCGTCCGATGTTCTGCATGAAGGATTTACGTTTGCGGGTCTGGCGCCCGCCACCACTTATTTCGCACGGGTGAGGGCGGCAAACCGCGCCGGAGTTCCGACGGATTTTGCCGCCGCCATTTCAACAGTAACAGGCAAATCTTACGGTATGACCATAGCTTCGTTCTCGCCGCAATCGGGACCTATAGGGACGGTGTTTACTCTGGCGGGCGGCGGGTTTGGGGCGTATAACGGGTCAAAGACGGTTGTTCTGATAGGCGGGGCGACGGCGCAGCTTTCTTTATGGAACGGGACGACGATACAGGGGACCATTCCCGGCGCGCTTGCGGCGGGGACTTATACCGTGGTCGCCCAGCGGATTTACACCAGCAGCGCGGATGTTTCCAATGCGGTGTCGTTCACCGTTACCACGCCTTCCGTGTACGGGGTGTCGCCGTCGTCGGGACCGATAGGGCAGACTTTTGTTCTGGCCGGCGCGGAATTCGGGCAGTATGCCGGTTCGCTGACGCGCGTTTTGATTGGCGGGGCCACATGCCCGCTTTCTTTGTGGAACGGGACCACCGTGCAGGGGACCATTCCGGGCGCGCTTTCCGCGGGGACTTATCCGGTTGTGCTGGAGCGGCGCACTTCGGACGGCGGGAGCGTGGTTGCCGGCACGGTCGCCTTCACTGTTGTTGCGCCGCGGCTTGATTCGGTGTCGCCCTCTTCGGGGCCGATAGGGATGCCGTTTACGATATCCGGTTCCGGGTTCGGCAGCTATGCGGGCAGCTATACCCGCGTGCTGGTGGGCGGGACCACCGCCGCGCTGTCTTTGTGGAACGACGGGAAGATACAGGGCCGCATTCCGGGGACGCTTGCCGCCGGAAGCTATGCGGTGGCGGTGGAGCGCGCCGCGTCCGACGGCGGACTGGTGCGCTCGTCCACCGCGTCGTTTACGGTAACCGAGCCTGCCATCACGGGGCTTGCGCCGGACAACGGGCCGATAGGCACGGCATTCACGCTGACCGGCCATGATTTCGGGCCTTATGCGGGCGCGAACACTCAGGTGCGCGTCGGCGATAAACTGGCTCCGCTTTCGCTGTGGAACGGGACGACGGTGCAGGGAACCATCCCCGGGCTTGAAGCGGGGCAGTATCCGGTCGTCATAGAAATCGCCAGCGGTGGCGGACTGGTGGCGACCAACACCTATTATTTCACGGTTACCACGCCGGCGGTGGCCGGGATAACGCCCTCCACCGCGCCGATAGGGCAGACATTTATCATAACGGGCAGCGGTTTCGGCGCATATGCGGGAAGTTATACCCGCGTGCTGATAGGCGGCGTAACGGCGCAGCTTTCGCTGTGGAACGGCACGACGATACAAGGCACAATTCCCGGAGCGCTGGCTTCCGGCGCCCGGAGCGTGGTGGTTGAACGCGCGGTTGCGGACGGCATGGTTGCGCGCGCTGTTGCGCCGTCAATAACGGTAGCCGGATTGGAAGTGTATTCGCTGACGCCCTCCACCGCGCCGATAGGACAGCCGTTTACGATTACCGGCGGCAATTTCGGCAGCTACAGCGGCAGCTACACAACGGTGCTGATAGGCGGCGTAACGGCCCAGCTTTCGCTCTGGAACGGCACGACGATACAGGGCGTCATACCCAATATCGCCGCCGGCGCTCAGCCGGTGGTTGTCAGCCGGCGTACCGCCGACGGCGGGCTTGCGGCGTCGGCCACGATGTATCTCAATATCGTCGCGCCGGTCGCATATTCGGTGACGCCGTCCAGCGGTCCCATCGGCCAGCCGTTTACGATTACCGGCGACAATTTCGGCAGCTACAGCGGCAGCTACACGACGGTGCTGATAGGCGGCGTTACCGCGCAGCTTTCATTATGGAACAGCACGACGATACAGGGAACCGTTCCCGGCGCGCTGTATTCCGGGAGCTATCCGGTCGTCGTGCGGCGGACAACGTCCGACGGCGGCGTGGCGGAATCCGCGCCGCTGAGCTTTGCGGTGGCCGGCATCAATGTAAGCACGCTGACGCCGGTCGCCGGGCCGATAGGCAGCGTGTTCACCATAGTCGGCGAGAATTTCGGTTCGTATAACGGCGCGAATACCCGCGTGCTGATAGGCGGGACGACATGCCCGCTCTCGCTCTGGAACGGGACGACGATACAAGGCACTGTTCCCGGACTGTTGCCCGCCGGGCCGCAGCCGGTGGTTGTGGAACGCGCGTCCGGCGGCTATGTCATCCGCAGCGCGACGTCGTATTTTGAAATCACCGTGCCGACGCTGCAAAGCGTCTCGCCCTCCACGGGGCCGATAGGGATGCC
This DNA window, taken from Elusimicrobiales bacterium, encodes the following:
- a CDS encoding rhodanese-like domain-containing protein, with the translated sequence MTNSRKYTALISTAATLLVGPVLVARAAEVKYISCDELSTVMSGGAATPVVADVRAPADYGAGHIKGAVSAPFNRITAAGWPKTADIVVYCAGVGCPLSANCAALLERAGYVSVRVLKGGYADWKARGYPVEGDSGAAAQKAVCGAIQPAELYAIIKSSPAAVTVLDTRPDIEYRAGHIAGARNAPLEEILKAFPAVQQGSEIVLADRQPSRTQQACEAAAKAGIRAKLLSGGPAVWNALGYPLITGAGDGK
- a CDS encoding RHS repeat-associated core domain-containing protein, with the translated sequence PSSGNISYYADAKGNTAHFSYDGNGNLSRITDAAGHSTDITNNARGLPLAITGPLGHAVTIGRDGYGNATSVTDALNRGSAFAYDIIGRVTRMTDPAGKAVAFTYNPDNTPGTVTDAIGGVTRYGYEPGGFETGAKRLTLLTDAANHGTAFAYDAQGRLATVTDPLSHAASYGYDAAGRISAAADANGNSFAFAYDILGRLTSATAPDGQTTYAYDLAGNLTTVEGPQTKLQFGYDAAGRVTATSAQDKAANLGGAFTYTYDAAGNRLAMTASGYTWSYSYDALNRPVTITAPGGTQFQFTYDAAGRRTRMDMGTAIAADYVYDAANQLTGITYRRKTDNAVIAQVGYTYDTAGNRATMADDFGSHNFGYDDLHRLTSAVHPSSGALSVQSETFAYDAVGNRVQDAVRAGYVYDAANRLNSDSLYTYNYDNNGNLTTKTRTSDNAQTAYIYDAQNRLTQVNLPSGYSETLRYDATGRRIAKTITHNGETIRAQHYIYDGEDIAFVTDAAGALKSLYTHGPGTDEPLMLRKGASDYYLLADGLGSIIAIADQTGNIAERVQYQAYGKPVFRNEVTGSTSSWSQTGSLYSYTAREWDAETGLFYYRARYYAPDTGRFIQKDPIGFNGGDTNLYAYVHNTPIKSKDSYGLTDIVFNAGLHLPVIPGPVAFGPNFSSTYNLNKESIAANPVATEIAVGSFIDMGVSVGFENIGGEGCNAGMLAFGLGRYGGVQFTLRSKPDKTKFLFRYISGISFGIGLGVGFPAQYIKQLW
- a CDS encoding IPT/TIG domain-containing protein — protein: MENKKFSILKLSAWLALSCAALPAWPGSAVSGTVCAVVNLQLNQEAALEREGFIAKLTLTNSLGDLPLSNLRIDVAITDADGNAADSLFYSRVTDLQGVGAVDGTGLVQPSASAAVQWLIVPSPGAGGGAAGGAKYNVKAQMTYNTGGVARVTTTFPVIITVKPQPLIRLEYVLPFEVFGDEPLTPEVAESTVPFYLGVRAVNAGSGTAVNFSIDSAQPVIMDSKQGLPVNFMIANAWLPGGQPADKTLKINFGNIAPNVSAMAAWSMVASLSGRFTSFGASFTHSAALGGALTSLIDSASTYTLIKDVLADMPGRDSQFDFLINKTTPREQMEILLASGQDIQPEYVMESDRAGLSPVTNVPAHLNGTLSGSNAVLHLVYDAGVSTGVWIHASVPAPAGGQADIASAMRANGSVINPRDIWVSRHFDKASLSYVYRLHILDYVTEAAPDYAITFNASLLDMPPSAVADLSADVSAGGVALRWTASGEDGAAGAIYNGKIAVFRSTDTAAAPQAGAANVVISTTVQPGAAQYYVLGDLLGNATHQAQVWMADARGNYSGPSNKAVFFTYARQPSGVAVSSVAATGFLLEWINSANLPGAQYRVKVSSQAGDAGSESGFAADITSYTCSGLAPDVDYTASIQPRDLEGRLSPYSDAAHVTTLANAPAAADAPIIKVATGSVAIAWNANGNPARTLYLVQASTTPDFSGIAASASVSGSSEALDNLLPDRMYTARAAAINGAGMRSAFATIGSTVTLAAMPASALFTGVSSVTASVSWDSGGNPYDTLYHLDISTSPDFLPVAGSSDVLHEGFTFAGLAPATTYFARVRAANRAGVPTDFAAAISTVTGKSYGMTIASFSPQSGPIGTVFTLAGGGFGAYNGSKTVVLIGGATAQLSLWNGTTIQGTIPGALAAGTYTVVAQRIYTSSADVSNAVSFTVTTPSVYGVSPSSGPIGQTFVLAGAEFGQYAGSLTRVLIGGATCPLSLWNGTTVQGTIPGALSAGTYPVVLERRTSDGGSVVAGTVAFTVVAPRLDSVSPSSGPIGMPFTISGSGFGSYAGSYTRVLVGGTTAALSLWNDGKIQGRIPGTLAAGSYAVAVERAASDGGLVRSSTASFTVTEPAITGLAPDNGPIGTAFTLTGHDFGPYAGANTQVRVGDKLAPLSLWNGTTVQGTIPGLEAGQYPVVIEIASGGGLVATNTYYFTVTTPAVAGITPSTAPIGQTFIITGSGFGAYAGSYTRVLIGGVTAQLSLWNGTTIQGTIPGALASGARSVVVERAVADGMVARAVAPSITVAGLEVYSLTPSTAPIGQPFTITGGNFGSYSGSYTTVLIGGVTAQLSLWNGTTIQGVIPNIAAGAQPVVVSRRTADGGLAASATMYLNIVAPVAYSVTPSSGPIGQPFTITGDNFGSYSGSYTTVLIGGVTAQLSLWNSTTIQGTVPGALYSGSYPVVVRRTTSDGGVAESAPLSFAVAGINVSTLTPVAGPIGSVFTIVGENFGSYNGANTRVLIGGTTCPLSLWNGTTIQGTVPGLLPAGPQPVVVERASGGYVIRSATSYFEITVPTLQSVSPSTGPIGMPFTLVGANFGAYNGSNTRVKIGGVVAPLSLWNGTTIQGTVPGSLAAGDYELVVERAASGGGLQASATAYFGVILPQLNSVSPSTAPVGAPFVLTGSGFGNYSGANTAVLINGATQPLSLWTDTKIQGSLTYFTTGQYPVAVKRLASGGAAQSQELSIGVISPTITALTLATNGSGTSFVLTGTGFGPYNGAQINGKPATRVMLDATTVCSLSAWTDVQIRGIIPDSAATGSHMLTAVREVSGGLQSSNGASYGSGGVIILSGAAKGGTRGAVAVSYAGAADPNAGLPLPAEWGGRVESSNRAAVDIAPGAMAEDAFITIATAAVTEEISRQMMQSEARALIMPVGPALNFGPEGMKLASPAALTVPFDRTQIPYGKTERDLALYNWDEGSGSWILSEAELKNGRLEAKTSHLSLYQPMVQGVNPLASNAFAFRQFYVYPNPAKNGNTPKLHLECGVGDGADIRIYDVSGQLRHSGHMDGGPNVLLPEYAYEYEWNMSGAGSGVYTAVIEAHKAGETVKAKKKFAIVR